The following proteins come from a genomic window of Girardinichthys multiradiatus isolate DD_20200921_A chromosome 8, DD_fGirMul_XY1, whole genome shotgun sequence:
- the nxnl2 gene encoding nucleoredoxin-like protein 2, producing the protein MVEVFSGRTLLNKDGEFVDPEEVLRNKVVGIYFSAGWCPPCRDFTPVLCDFYTELVEESETSAQFEIVFISSDKSLDDMVEYYHDMHGDWLALPWSDDYKHELKQRYKITAVPKLVIVKENGDVITDKGRKQIRDRGLACFRSWLEAAEIFQNFKG; encoded by the exons ATGGTGGAGGTGTTTTCTGGCCGGACTCTCCTGAATAAAGACGGGGAGTTCGTGGACCCGGAGGAAGTGCTGAGGAACAAAGTGGTGGGGATTTACTTCTCTGCGGGATGGTGCCCTCCGTGTCGGGACTTTACGCCCGTCCTGTGTGATTTTTACACGGAGTTGGTGGAGGAGAGCGAGACTTCTGCTCAGTTTGAGATCGTTTTCATCTCTTCAGACAAGTCGCTGGATGACATGGTCGAATATTACCATGATATGCACGGAGACTGGCTGGCTTTACCCTGGAGTGATGATTATAAGCA TGAATTAAAGCAGCGTTACAAGATCACAGCCGTTCCCAAACTGGTGATTGTGAAGGAGAACGGCGATGTGATCACCGATAAGGGCAGGAAGCAGATTCGAGACCGAGGCCTTGCCTGCTTCAGGTCCTGGCTGGAAGCTGCTGAAATCTTTCAGAACTTCAAGGGTTAA
- the gng10 gene encoding guanine nucleotide-binding protein G(I)/G(S)/G(O) subunit gamma-10, with protein sequence MTSNSNLSNMRRLVEQLKLEASVERIKVSQAAAELQQFCLQNAGKDALLVGVPTGSNPFREPRSCAVV encoded by the exons ATGACCTCTAATTCCAATTTATCCAACATGCGACGGCTGGTGGAACAACTTAAACTCGAGGCCAGTGTGGAAAGAATTAAG GTGTCCCAGGCAGCAGCAGAgttgcagcagttctgtctgcAGAATGCAGGCAAAGATGCCCTGCTGGTCGGAGTCCCTACAGGCAGCAACCCTTTCAGAGAGCCGCGCTCCTGCGCTGTGGTGTGA